TCAATGATCCTATAGAAGACTGAAAGTTCATCTCAAAGTGTATGTAGCTAGGATTGCCTGGACTAATAACGTCTCCATCGGCAAAGAACAACTGAGCGTTTGGATTAGTTTGGTAAAATGCATCTATCTCGCCAACTGCGGCCTGGGTAGAATAAGTGATATACCATGCGCCTTCTTCGAAAAGAACTTTATCAATCCGCATTCTCGTTGCCCCATTCCACAGCCAATCCCCAACACAGCCGCTCAATTTATAGGCGGGTTGCTTTGGTTGCGGGCTGGTCAGAAAGTAGAGCATGGTTCCATTGCTATTCAGCCCGGCAGCTTTCAGGCTGTCCAGACTTACATAGGTTTTCCCGTTCACAGTTATGGCTTGTGCTGCTTTGCCATCAATGCTGACAGCAGCGGGCTTGGCGACCTGGGCCGAGGCGGTGGCAAGAAGAGTCAGGGTAAAAGCGGTGAAAAGATGTCGAATCATGATGTGCCTCCGCCCGGCACGCTATCAGCGAAAAGTCGGCGGCGCGGCTCAACTGTAGCAACCGGGCGCGTCCTGTCTGGGCAGTGACCGTGTTACACACAGCCTTGCACCCCCGCACCCTTTCGCGTAGTATGTCAGGGTTGGAAACTGACTGGCAAGGTTGCAGCCACTTTGTTTCTCGCTCCGCTTCAGGCCTGCTTGGACATGCTGCCCACGCGCCCTGAGGCCAATTTTCAGAGTTAACCGCACCAAAGGAGTGATCGCACTGCCAACTACCCAACAGCTACTTCGTAAGGGGCGCACCACGCTTCAGAAGAAGAGCAAAGTTCCTGCCCTCAAAGGCAGCCCTTTCCGCCGTGGCGTCTGCACGGTGGTCAAGACCACCACGCCCAAGAAGCCCAACTCGGCGCTTCGTAAGATCGCCCGTGTGCGCCTGACCAGCGGTTTCGAAGTCACCGCGTACATCCCCGGCGAAGGCCACAACCTTCAGGAGCACAGCGTCGTGCTGATTCGCGGCGGACGTGTGAAGGATCTTCCCGGTGTGCGCTACCACATCGTTCGTGGATCGCTCGACACCCAGGGCGTGAAGGGCCGCAACAAGAGCCGCAGCAAGTACGGCACCAAGAAGCCCAAGCCCGGCGCAGCCGCCGCGCCCGCTGGCAAGAAGAAGTAACGCCCCCACTGACCCCGGGGGCGAGAGCACCCCGGAGGTGAGGCCGATGTACTGATTCACGGCAGTTCCGTTGTTGTACCACCAAAAGCCATAGCAGCATTCACCCGATGCAGTATTGGGCGCGTTCCTCCGCTGGAGCGCCCGAGAAGATTCTCTCGCCCTGGGTTCAAAAGGTGGGCGAGATCGAGAGGCACACATGGCAAGACGCCGTAGCGCAGAAGTTCGTCCCGTGATCCCCGATCTGGTGTACCAGGATGTCCTGGTTTCCGCCATGATCAACCGCATCATGCAGGACGGCAAGAAGAACATCGCCAGCCGTATTTTCTACGGAGCCTGCCGTCTGGTGCAGGAACGCACCGGCCAGGAGCCGCTCAAGGTCTTCAAGCAGGCCTACGACAACATCAAGCCGCGCGTCGAGGTTCGTAGCCGCCGCGTGGGTGGCAGCACCTACCAGGTGCCGGTTGAAGTGACCGCCCGCCGCAGCCAGAGCCTGACGCTGCGCTGGATGATCGCCGCTGCCGACAGCCGCCCGGAGCGCACCGCTATCGAGCGCATCGCCGGCGAGATCATGGACGCAGCGCAGGGACGCGGCGGCGCGATCAAGAAGAAGGACGACGTGGAGCGCATGGCGGAAGCCAACCGCGCCTACGCGCACTACCGCTGGTAAGACTTCTGACACCCCGCTGACAGCGTTCGTGGAATGCTGGAGAGCGATACGGACAGGGGTCTTTGTGCCGCTGTCCTGTTTTGTGTAGAGCCTGCCCGCCTATTCTCGGGGTTCCGCCCACCTGTACTGACTGTAGTTGCGTCCAAGGAGACGACATGACCACCAAGGCCACCAGCTATCTGACCCATTTCAGAAATATCGGGATTGCCGCGCACATCGATGCGGGCAAGACCACCACCACCGAACGCATCCTGTACTACACCGGACGTACCCACAACATCGGCGAGGTCCACGACGGAGCCGCCACGATGGACTGGATGGAGCAGGAGCGCGAGCGCGGCATCACCATCACCGCCGCCGCCACCACCGCCAAGTGGAAGCACAGCGCCACGGGCGAGGAATACACCGTCAACATCATCGACACCCCCGGTCACGTGGACTTCACCATTGAAGTCGAGCGCAGCATGCGCGTGCTCGACGGCGCAGTCGCCGTGTTCGACAGCTCGCAGGGCGTCGAGCCGCAGTCCGAGACCGTGTGGCGTCAGGCCGACCGCTACGGCGTGCCGCGCATCGCGTTCTCGAACAAGATGGACAAGACCGGCGCGAGCTTCGAGCTGGTGCTGAGCGACATCCGCGAGCGTCTGGGCGCAATTCCCGCCCCGATCCAGTACCCGATGGGCCAGGAAAGCGATTTCAAGGGCATCATCGATCTGGTTCGTCAGCGTGCCCACACCTACACCAACGACCTGGGCACCGACATCACCGAGTCCGACATTCCCGAGCAGTACATGGACAAGGTGCGCGAGATGCGTGCCGCGCTGATCGAGGCTGCCGCCGAAGTCGACGAAGACGTGATGATGAAGTTCCTGGAAGGCGAAGAGCCAACCGTCGAGGAACTGGTGCTGGCGATCCGTAAGGGCACCGTCGAGAAGAAGATCTTCCCCGTGCTGTGCGGAAGCGCCCTCAAGAACAAGGGCGTTCAGCTCCTCCTTGACGCCGTGGTCGATTATCTGCCCAGCCCGCTGGAAGTGCCCGCCATCCGTGGTCATATCGAGGACAGCGAGGAAACCCGCGACTTCCCCGCCGACCCCGAGGGCAAGCTGGCCGCGCTGGCGTTCAAGATCATGGCCGACCCCTACGTGGGCCGCCTGACCTTCGTGCGAATCTACTCGGGCACCCTGAGCAGCGGTTCGTACGTCTTCAACGCCAGCAAGGGCAAGCGCGAGCGCGTGGGCCGTCTGCTGCGGATGCACGCCAACAGCCGCGAGGACGTGACCGAGTTGCGTGCAGGCGAGCTGGGCGCGGTCATCGGCCTGAAGGACGCCGGAACCGGCAACACCCTGATCGGTGACGGCGACGAGCACGTGCTGCTGGAGAGCATCGACGTTCCCGAGCCCGTCATCAAGCTGGCGATTGAACCCAAGACCAAGGCCGACCAGGACAAGATGGGCGTGGGCCTCCAGCGTCTGGCCGAAGAGGACCCCACCTTCCGCGTGGAGAGCGACCCCGAGAGCGGTCAGACCACCATCGCGGGCATGGGCGAGCTGCACCTGGAAATCCTGGTGGACCGTCTGCGCCGTGAGTACAAGGTGGACGCCAACGTGGGTGCGCCGCAGGTGGCGTACCGCGAGACCATCACCAAGGCCGTGGACGTGGAAGGTAAGTTCGTGCGTCAGTCGGGCGGTCGTGGTCAGTTCGGTCACGTCAAGATCAAGGCCGAGCCGCTTCCCCCGGGCAGTGGGTTCGTGTTCGAGAACGCCGTGGTCGGCGGCACCGTTCCCCGCGAGTACGTCAAGCCCGCGCAGAACGGTATCGAAGAGGCCATGCAGAGCGGCCCGATGCTGGGCTTCCCCGTCGTGGATATGAAGGTTTCGCTGTACGACGGCTCGTACCACGAAGTCGACTCGTCGGAAATGGCCTTCAAGATCGCGGGCAGCATGGCGCTGAAGGAAGCCGTCCAGAAGGGCGCTCCGGCGCTGCTGGAGCCGGTCATGCGCGTCGAAGTAACCGTTCCTGACGACTTCATGGGCGACATCATCGGCGACCTGAACAGCCGCCGTGGTCAGATTCAGGGCATGGAAGCGCGTGGTAACGCCCAGATCGTCAAGGCCTTCGTGCCGCTGAGCGAGATGTTCGGCTACGCCACCGACATGCGCTCGATGACCCAGGGCCGCGCCAGCTACAGCATGTTCTTCGACCACTACACCCAGGTGCCCGGCAACATCGCCACCGCCCTGATGAAGAAGTAACAACAGAACAGTCAGTAGCACCTGAAAGCGGGCGACTCCAGCAGTGGGGTCGCCCGCTTTCATGCTCTCGGCCAGTTTATTTTGGCGATGCGCCCCAGGCATTCGGGGTACGAAGACTGTCTCTGAAAAACCAGAAAAGAGGATGCAGATTCAGGAGAGGAAGCAGCAGCAGAATCGGCCAGCGCTTTGTCCGATGTCGTGCCGTCGCCTTACGCTGAGGGCACTCAGGGGAATGGTGGTGGCAAGCGTATAAATGCCACTCAGGTACCCGGTGGTGAAATCTTTGGAGGACAGGCCGAGATTGCCGCCGAGAAACAGGAACGCGAGAAAGAGAGTGTTGTTGATTGCCAGGAACAACCAGAAGTCGCGGCTACGGGTTCGGTCTGCAAAGTCGCCGTAGTTTTTGAGTGCCAGCGGGTGTGAATTTATGGCTGATCCTTTTAAACTTCCTGTTTTTTTGGAAGTTACACTGTCTCTATGGCGAAAAATATTCTGATCATCGGCGCAGGTGAGGGCATCGGGCTGGCGGTGGCTCGCCGGTTTCAGACAGAGGGCTTTACGGTGGCGCTGTCGGCCAGAAATCTGGCCCGCATCGAGGCCGATGCCCGGGAGCTGGGCGGGCGTGCCTACGCCGCCGATGCAGGCGATTTTGGCGCTGTGCGCGAGGTGGTGGCGCAGGCAGAACGTGATCTGGGCGGGCTGGACGTACTGGTTTACAACGTGGCTGTGCCCAACTGGAAACCTGCCAGCGAGGTGAGCACCGAGGAACTGCTGCACGACTTCCGGGCGAATGTGGGCGGCGCACACGCAGCGATTCTGGCGGCGCTGCCCAGCCTGAAGGCGCGGGGCGGCTCGGTGCTGCTGACCGGAGGCGGGCTGGCGCTGTATCCGGGGGCGCAGGCCGGGTCGCTGGCAGTTGGAAAAGCTGGGCTGCGCTCGCTGGCCCGCAGCATGCATGCCGAACTGGGCGCACAGGGCGTGCATGTCGGCACCGTCACGGTGATGGGCCTGGTCGCCGACGATCAGCCGATCACGGCGGCGGGTGTGGCTGACGCCTTCTGGACGCTGTATCAGGAGCGCGGGGCAGAAGTGCAGTACCGGGGCTGAAGCAGGCTGAGTGCAGCCCAGGCACGCCCGGCAGAAGCCCGATATGTCATCATCTGTTCAGCGAGCGCCTGCTGAAGGTGCTTGTATGCAGCAAGCGTCAGGAGTGGCGCTTGATTTCTTTTTATCTCCTGCCTGCAAAGAATTC
This sequence is a window from Deinococcus ruber. Protein-coding genes within it:
- a CDS encoding SDR family oxidoreductase, producing the protein MAKNILIIGAGEGIGLAVARRFQTEGFTVALSARNLARIEADARELGGRAYAADAGDFGAVREVVAQAERDLGGLDVLVYNVAVPNWKPASEVSTEELLHDFRANVGGAHAAILAALPSLKARGGSVLLTGGGLALYPGAQAGSLAVGKAGLRSLARSMHAELGAQGVHVGTVTVMGLVADDQPITAAGVADAFWTLYQERGAEVQYRG
- the fusA gene encoding elongation factor G, with amino-acid sequence MTTKATSYLTHFRNIGIAAHIDAGKTTTTERILYYTGRTHNIGEVHDGAATMDWMEQERERGITITAAATTAKWKHSATGEEYTVNIIDTPGHVDFTIEVERSMRVLDGAVAVFDSSQGVEPQSETVWRQADRYGVPRIAFSNKMDKTGASFELVLSDIRERLGAIPAPIQYPMGQESDFKGIIDLVRQRAHTYTNDLGTDITESDIPEQYMDKVREMRAALIEAAAEVDEDVMMKFLEGEEPTVEELVLAIRKGTVEKKIFPVLCGSALKNKGVQLLLDAVVDYLPSPLEVPAIRGHIEDSEETRDFPADPEGKLAALAFKIMADPYVGRLTFVRIYSGTLSSGSYVFNASKGKRERVGRLLRMHANSREDVTELRAGELGAVIGLKDAGTGNTLIGDGDEHVLLESIDVPEPVIKLAIEPKTKADQDKMGVGLQRLAEEDPTFRVESDPESGQTTIAGMGELHLEILVDRLRREYKVDANVGAPQVAYRETITKAVDVEGKFVRQSGGRGQFGHVKIKAEPLPPGSGFVFENAVVGGTVPREYVKPAQNGIEEAMQSGPMLGFPVVDMKVSLYDGSYHEVDSSEMAFKIAGSMALKEAVQKGAPALLEPVMRVEVTVPDDFMGDIIGDLNSRRGQIQGMEARGNAQIVKAFVPLSEMFGYATDMRSMTQGRASYSMFFDHYTQVPGNIATALMKK
- the rpsG gene encoding 30S ribosomal protein S7 — its product is MARRRSAEVRPVIPDLVYQDVLVSAMINRIMQDGKKNIASRIFYGACRLVQERTGQEPLKVFKQAYDNIKPRVEVRSRRVGGSTYQVPVEVTARRSQSLTLRWMIAAADSRPERTAIERIAGEIMDAAQGRGGAIKKKDDVERMAEANRAYAHYRW
- the rpsL gene encoding 30S ribosomal protein S12, which encodes MPTTQQLLRKGRTTLQKKSKVPALKGSPFRRGVCTVVKTTTPKKPNSALRKIARVRLTSGFEVTAYIPGEGHNLQEHSVVLIRGGRVKDLPGVRYHIVRGSLDTQGVKGRNKSRSKYGTKKPKPGAAAAPAGKKK
- a CDS encoding DUF805 domain-containing protein — translated: MFLAINNTLFLAFLFLGGNLGLSSKDFTTGYLSGIYTLATTIPLSALSVRRRHDIGQSAGRFCCCFLS